The following coding sequences lie in one Bordetella genomosp. 9 genomic window:
- a CDS encoding TRAP transporter large permease has protein sequence MDGMSSEAAAMRPSAPAQGRRPWVAAADVFIGRLVEIPAAILVLAEVAILFAGIAARYVFHTPLVWSDELASILFLWLAMLGAVVAFRRGEHMRMTAFVNRASPATRAFLDMLAVSAALAFLLMILMPGWEYATEEQYVSTPALEISNAWRAAALPVGTALMIALALLRLIERAGWRTTLKAVGLVAAGVAILAALQPVLATLGNANLAIFFVGIVALCVFAGVPIAFSFGLATYGYLALTTSTPMMVVVGRMDEGMSHLILLAVPLFVFLGLLIEMTGMAQRMVAFLASLLGHVRGGLSYVLIGAMYLVSGISGAKAADMAAVAPVLFPEMRKRGADEGDLVALLSATGAQTETIPPSLVLITIGSVTGVSITALFTGGLLPGLVLALMLCVVVWRRYRGESLHGVQRAPGREILRTLVIALPALALPFVIRAAVVEGIATATEVSTIGIVYSVLVGLLIYRRFDWRRLGPMLVDTACLSGSILLIIGAATAMAWALTQSGFSTQLAHLMASVPGGAVTFMAVSIVVFVVLGSVLEGIPAIVLFGPLLFPIAREVGIHEVHYAMVVILAMGIGLFAPPFGVGYYAACAIGRVAPDKGIRPIMGYLVSIAVGLLVVAAIPWLSTGFLR, from the coding sequence ATGGACGGCATGTCCTCCGAAGCGGCCGCCATGCGGCCGTCCGCCCCGGCCCAGGGCAGGCGGCCCTGGGTCGCGGCGGCCGATGTTTTCATCGGCCGCCTGGTGGAAATCCCCGCGGCCATACTGGTCCTGGCCGAAGTCGCCATCCTGTTTGCCGGCATCGCGGCGCGCTACGTGTTCCACACGCCCCTGGTCTGGTCGGACGAACTGGCTTCCATCCTGTTCCTGTGGCTGGCCATGCTGGGCGCGGTGGTGGCCTTTCGCAGGGGCGAACACATGCGCATGACGGCCTTCGTGAACCGCGCGTCGCCCGCGACCCGCGCGTTCCTGGACATGCTGGCCGTCTCCGCCGCGCTGGCGTTTCTGCTGATGATCCTGATGCCGGGCTGGGAATACGCGACCGAGGAACAATACGTTTCGACGCCCGCCCTGGAAATATCCAACGCATGGCGCGCGGCCGCCCTGCCGGTGGGCACGGCGCTGATGATCGCGCTGGCGCTGCTGCGGCTGATCGAGCGCGCCGGCTGGCGGACGACGCTCAAGGCCGTTGGCCTGGTGGCGGCCGGGGTGGCGATTCTGGCGGCTTTGCAGCCCGTGCTGGCTACGCTCGGCAACGCCAACCTGGCGATCTTCTTCGTCGGCATCGTGGCGCTGTGCGTCTTCGCCGGCGTGCCCATCGCCTTCTCCTTCGGGCTGGCGACCTACGGCTATCTGGCATTGACCACTTCCACGCCCATGATGGTGGTGGTGGGCCGCATGGACGAAGGCATGTCGCATCTGATCCTGCTCGCCGTCCCGCTTTTCGTCTTTTTGGGTCTGTTGATCGAAATGACCGGCATGGCCCAACGCATGGTGGCCTTCCTGGCAAGTCTGCTCGGTCACGTGCGGGGCGGCCTGTCGTATGTGCTGATCGGGGCCATGTACCTGGTTTCCGGCATCTCAGGCGCCAAGGCGGCGGACATGGCGGCGGTGGCGCCGGTCCTGTTTCCGGAGATGCGCAAGCGGGGCGCCGACGAAGGCGACCTGGTCGCCTTGCTGTCGGCCACCGGCGCGCAGACCGAAACGATTCCCCCCAGCCTGGTCCTGATCACCATCGGCTCGGTCACCGGCGTGTCGATCACCGCGCTGTTCACAGGCGGTCTGCTGCCCGGGCTGGTCCTGGCTCTGATGCTTTGCGTGGTCGTCTGGCGCCGCTATCGCGGTGAATCGCTCCACGGCGTGCAGCGCGCGCCCGGCAGGGAGATCCTGCGCACGCTGGTCATCGCACTGCCGGCGCTCGCCCTGCCCTTCGTGATCCGCGCGGCCGTGGTCGAAGGCATTGCCACCGCTACCGAAGTCTCGACCATCGGCATCGTTTATTCGGTCCTGGTGGGGCTGCTGATTTACCGCCGGTTCGACTGGCGCCGGCTGGGGCCGATGCTCGTCGACACCGCCTGCCTGTCCGGCTCGATCCTGCTGATCATCGGCGCTGCCACGGCCATGGCCTGGGCGCTGACGCAATCCGGTTTCTCCACGCAACTGGCCCATTTGATGGCCTCGGTGCCGGGCGGCGCGGTTACCTTCATGGCGGTCTCCATCGTCGTGTTCGTCGTGCTGGGCAGCGTACTGGAAGGTATTCCGGCCATCGTGCTGTTCGGCCCCCTGCTCTTTCCCATCGCGCGGGAAGTCGGCATCCACGAGGTCCACTACGCCATGGTGGTGATCCTGGCCATGGGCATCGGGCTGTTCGCGCCGCCTTTCGGCGTGGGGTACTACGCCGCCTGCGCCATCGGCCGGGTGGCGCCGGACAAGGGCATACGGCCGATCATGGGATATCTGGTATCCATCGCCGTGGGGCTGCTGGTGGTGGCCGCTATCCCGTGGCTATCCACGGGTTTCCTGCGGTAA
- a CDS encoding AI-2E family transporter, giving the protein MSPQPRLPSRRTARPSAAHAAAAEGGAEKGRAGAHGRPDHHEPGYAQAVRAAASHAAVTGAHASADGAAAATPAPRPFDRRHAALSIIAVLAVVFALHWARDFVIPLVISIILSYALDPPVSFLHRRLRLPLVVSASVVVAALIAVMVVGVISLRGQVLSIVDGLPQTAQKVSRTIEGFTTGKGSVVDKLRSAANAVGTPEKRPGSGASVVVERPADKLEAMLLAGSMGVAEFLGQALMVIFLVYFLLLSGDTFKRKFIKICGHSLTEKKISVHMLDEIHRSIRLYMMMLLVTNVLLALLTWVAFRLIGLENAGTWAVVAGALHVIPYFGPLLVAVFTGVAAVVQFGELAPALLVAGVSLSIAALIGFVVQTWMTGRIAKMNPVAVFVILLLFTWAWGLWGTLLSIPIAVIVKVVADHVEGFQGVAEFLGE; this is encoded by the coding sequence ATGAGCCCACAGCCCCGTTTGCCTTCGCGGCGCACCGCGCGCCCGTCCGCGGCCCATGCGGCCGCTGCCGAGGGAGGTGCGGAAAAGGGGCGCGCCGGCGCGCACGGCCGTCCCGACCATCATGAACCCGGTTACGCGCAGGCGGTGCGGGCCGCGGCCAGCCATGCCGCCGTTACGGGCGCGCACGCTTCCGCCGATGGCGCGGCCGCCGCCACGCCCGCGCCGCGCCCCTTCGATCGCCGGCACGCGGCCTTGTCCATCATCGCGGTGCTGGCGGTCGTATTTGCACTGCACTGGGCCCGCGATTTCGTCATTCCGCTGGTCATCTCCATCATCCTGTCGTACGCGCTGGATCCGCCGGTAAGTTTTTTGCACCGGCGGTTGCGGCTGCCGCTGGTCGTGTCGGCCAGTGTGGTGGTGGCGGCGCTGATCGCCGTGATGGTCGTCGGTGTCATTTCGCTGCGCGGTCAGGTCTTGTCCATCGTGGATGGCTTGCCGCAGACCGCGCAAAAGGTGTCGCGCACCATCGAAGGGTTTACGACGGGAAAGGGGTCGGTGGTCGATAAGCTGCGCTCGGCGGCCAACGCGGTCGGTACACCGGAGAAGCGGCCCGGCAGCGGCGCCAGCGTGGTGGTCGAGCGGCCCGCCGACAAGCTCGAAGCGATGCTGCTGGCCGGCTCGATGGGTGTGGCCGAATTTCTCGGCCAGGCTTTGATGGTGATCTTCCTGGTGTACTTTCTGCTGCTTTCCGGCGACACCTTCAAGCGCAAGTTCATCAAGATCTGCGGGCACAGTCTTACCGAAAAGAAAATCAGCGTGCACATGCTGGACGAGATCCACCGCTCCATCCGCCTGTACATGATGATGTTGCTGGTGACCAATGTGCTGCTGGCCCTGCTGACCTGGGTGGCGTTCCGCCTGATCGGTCTGGAGAACGCCGGCACCTGGGCGGTGGTGGCGGGCGCCCTGCACGTCATTCCGTATTTCGGGCCGCTGCTCGTGGCGGTGTTCACCGGCGTCGCCGCCGTCGTGCAGTTCGGCGAGCTGGCGCCGGCATTGCTGGTGGCCGGCGTGTCGCTGTCGATCGCGGCGCTCATCGGCTTCGTGGTGCAGACCTGGATGACGGGCCGCATCGCCAAGATGAACCCCGTGGCGGTGTTCGTCATCCTGCTGCTTTTCACGTGGGCCTGGGGGCTCTGGGGAACGCTGCTGTCCATTCCGATCGCGGTGATCGTGAAAGTGGTGGCCGACCACGTCGAAGGCTTCCAGGGCGTCGCGGAATTCCTCGGGGAATGA
- a CDS encoding acetyl-CoA acetyltransferase — translation MPDRAVIVGWSHIPFGKLDDPDTESLMARVSLQALEHAGVTSDGVDGIYVGVMNSGFQKQDFQGALVALADPALAYVPATRLENACATGSAALYAAMDFIESGRGRIALVVGAEKMTSRPGREIGDILLNASYRREEADTEGGFAGVFAGIARSYFDRYGDHSEDLARIAAKNHRNGVANPYAQIRKDLGYEFCNTVSEKNPYVAAPLRRTDCSLVSDGAAALVLASSDAAAGLTRAIGFRARKQVNDILPLSRRDPIAFEGAARAWRGALADAGLTLRDLDLVETHDCFTIAELIEYEAMGLTAPGEGYKAVREGWTEKGGKLPVNPSGGLKAKGHPVGATGVSMHVMACMQLAHGAGDMQIPDAQLAGVFNMGGAAVANYVSILERVR, via the coding sequence ATGCCTGACCGTGCCGTGATCGTAGGGTGGTCGCACATACCCTTCGGCAAACTGGACGACCCCGACACCGAAAGCCTGATGGCCCGCGTGTCGCTGCAGGCGCTCGAACATGCGGGCGTCACCAGCGACGGCGTCGACGGAATTTATGTCGGCGTCATGAACAGCGGCTTTCAGAAGCAGGACTTCCAGGGCGCGCTGGTGGCGCTGGCCGATCCCGCCCTGGCATACGTGCCGGCGACCCGGCTGGAAAACGCCTGCGCAACCGGCTCGGCCGCCTTGTACGCCGCCATGGACTTCATCGAGTCGGGGCGCGGCCGCATCGCGCTGGTGGTGGGCGCGGAGAAAATGACCTCGCGCCCCGGACGGGAGATCGGCGACATCCTGCTCAATGCCAGCTACCGGCGCGAGGAGGCGGATACCGAAGGAGGCTTTGCGGGCGTGTTCGCCGGCATCGCGCGCAGCTATTTCGACCGTTACGGGGACCACAGCGAAGACCTGGCCCGCATCGCGGCGAAGAACCACCGCAACGGCGTCGCAAACCCGTATGCGCAGATCCGCAAGGACCTGGGCTACGAGTTCTGCAATACCGTCTCTGAAAAGAACCCCTATGTGGCGGCGCCTTTGCGCCGCACGGATTGTTCATTGGTGTCCGATGGAGCGGCGGCGCTCGTGCTGGCGTCCAGCGATGCCGCCGCGGGCCTGACGCGCGCAATCGGTTTCCGCGCGCGCAAACAAGTCAACGATATCCTTCCGCTGAGCCGCCGCGATCCCATCGCGTTCGAAGGCGCCGCCCGCGCATGGCGCGGCGCGCTGGCCGATGCCGGCCTGACCCTGCGCGACCTGGATCTGGTCGAAACCCACGACTGCTTCACCATCGCCGAACTGATCGAGTACGAGGCCATGGGCCTGACCGCCCCGGGCGAAGGCTACAAGGCGGTGCGCGAGGGCTGGACGGAAAAAGGCGGCAAGCTGCCCGTGAATCCGTCGGGAGGCCTGAAGGCGAAGGGCCATCCCGTCGGCGCAACGGGGGTTTCCATGCACGTGATGGCCTGCATGCAGCTCGCGCATGGCGCAGGAGACATGCAGATACCGGATGCCCAGCTTGCCGGCGTCTTCAACATGGGCGGCGCGGCCGTGGCCAACTACGTCAGCATCCTGGAGCGCGTGCGATGA
- a CDS encoding IclR family transcriptional regulator, with protein MATSPSRVDGAQSIARALRVLRTVARTAQEGAGLLALTRETGMNKPTVHRLLAALAAEGMVEQDPVTRRYFLGPECHVLGHIASQRHGLARLAADTVANLAHTCGDSAFFSIRRHVFAVCVLREDGDYPLKTHALRPGDRHPLGVGAGSLAMLAALPDDEVDACLHANAALIEQRYPNYSPALLRAQVSEARAQGYAANRGLIVPGSWGIGVPVRGADGQVAGALSIAAIESRLDEERQFQLAKLLSKEAKKLESLAESAGVLRKDSAAARAAPDEHRRKSQGRTPGDITMRGENHA; from the coding sequence GTGGCGACTTCCCCATCCCGGGTAGACGGCGCGCAATCCATCGCGCGCGCCCTGCGGGTCCTGCGCACCGTGGCGCGCACCGCACAGGAAGGCGCGGGGCTGCTTGCCCTGACCCGGGAAACCGGCATGAACAAGCCCACCGTGCACCGCCTGCTGGCTGCGCTCGCGGCCGAAGGCATGGTCGAACAGGACCCTGTTACCCGCCGCTACTTCCTGGGACCCGAATGTCATGTCCTTGGCCATATCGCCTCGCAGCGCCATGGTCTGGCCCGGCTGGCCGCCGACACCGTTGCCAACCTGGCGCACACCTGCGGCGACTCCGCGTTCTTCTCGATCCGGCGGCATGTTTTCGCCGTATGCGTGCTGCGCGAAGACGGTGATTATCCCCTCAAGACGCACGCCTTGCGGCCCGGCGACCGCCATCCGCTCGGCGTCGGCGCGGGCAGCCTGGCCATGCTCGCCGCCTTGCCGGACGACGAAGTCGACGCCTGCCTGCATGCCAACGCCGCCTTGATCGAGCAGCGTTATCCCAACTATTCGCCCGCCTTGCTGCGCGCCCAGGTAAGCGAGGCGCGCGCGCAAGGCTACGCCGCCAATCGCGGCCTGATCGTGCCCGGCTCCTGGGGCATCGGCGTGCCGGTGCGCGGGGCCGACGGCCAGGTCGCGGGCGCCCTGAGCATCGCCGCCATCGAAAGCCGCCTGGACGAAGAGCGGCAGTTTCAGTTGGCGAAGCTGCTTTCCAAGGAAGCCAAAAAACTCGAATCCCTTGCGGAAAGCGCGGGAGTTCTTCGCAAGGATAGCGCGGCGGCGCGCGCCGCGCCGGACGAACATCGCAGAAAAAGCCAGGGCAGGACCCCTGGCGACATCACCATGAGAGGAGAGAACCATGCCTGA
- a CDS encoding TRAP transporter substrate-binding protein, protein MNVNRRKFMAAAGGGAMLAVAPLHRAIAAPEFRYKYANNLPATHPMNVRAREAAAAIAKDTGGRFQLDVFPSSQLGSDTDTLSQLRSGAVEFFTLSGLILSTLVPAASISGVGFAFPDYDTVWKAMDGDLGAHIRKEIQGKGLLVMDKIWDNGFRQVTTSTRPIQGPGDFKDMKIRVPVSPLWTSMFQALGASPASINFNETYSALQTKVVDGQENPLAIIQTAKLYEVQKYCSMTNHMWDGFWFLMNRRAWEKLPKDVQGIVSARINEAGMNMRADTFKLNNELQTQLAQQGLAFNTPDPAPIREALRKAGFYKEWQGKYGDKAWALLEQSVGKLS, encoded by the coding sequence ATGAACGTGAATCGACGCAAATTCATGGCGGCCGCCGGCGGCGGCGCCATGCTGGCCGTGGCGCCGCTGCATCGCGCCATCGCGGCGCCCGAGTTCCGCTACAAGTACGCCAACAACCTGCCGGCCACGCACCCAATGAACGTGCGCGCGCGCGAAGCTGCCGCGGCCATCGCCAAGGACACCGGCGGGCGCTTCCAGCTGGACGTGTTCCCGAGCAGCCAGCTGGGGTCGGACACCGACACGCTGAGCCAGCTGCGTTCGGGCGCGGTCGAATTCTTCACGCTGTCCGGGCTGATTCTGTCCACGCTGGTGCCGGCCGCCTCGATCAGCGGCGTGGGCTTCGCCTTTCCGGACTACGACACGGTGTGGAAGGCCATGGACGGCGACCTGGGCGCCCATATCCGCAAGGAGATCCAGGGCAAGGGCCTGCTGGTGATGGACAAGATCTGGGACAACGGTTTTCGCCAGGTCACCACCAGCACGCGGCCGATCCAGGGGCCGGGAGACTTCAAGGACATGAAGATCCGCGTGCCGGTCAGCCCGCTTTGGACGTCGATGTTCCAGGCGCTGGGCGCCTCGCCGGCCAGCATCAATTTCAACGAGACGTATTCGGCGCTGCAGACCAAGGTGGTCGATGGACAGGAGAATCCGCTGGCGATCATCCAGACGGCCAAGCTGTACGAAGTGCAGAAGTACTGCTCGATGACCAACCACATGTGGGACGGCTTCTGGTTCCTGATGAACCGGCGCGCCTGGGAGAAGCTGCCCAAGGACGTACAGGGCATCGTGTCCGCGCGCATCAATGAGGCGGGCATGAACATGCGCGCCGACACCTTCAAGCTGAACAACGAGCTGCAGACGCAGCTGGCCCAGCAGGGGCTGGCGTTCAACACGCCCGATCCGGCGCCCATACGCGAAGCGCTGCGCAAGGCCGGCTTCTACAAGGAGTGGCAGGGCAAGTACGGCGACAAGGCCTGGGCCCTGCTCGAACAGTCCGTCGGGAAGCTGTCATGA